In Sander vitreus isolate 19-12246 chromosome 7, sanVit1, whole genome shotgun sequence, a genomic segment contains:
- the sp5l gene encoding sp5 transcription factor-like gives MAALAIQRTDNFLHTFLQDRTPSSSPEGAPSALSFLATTCSQAWQVGGTMGSEGSQFPYESSVSSTSGMFQLWSNDMAPSTALSTHQMTFTVPKVQFPGHMQPGLGHHHHHTHHHHHHELPLTPPAEPPPSYSFELSPVKVLSSQPQATGPYYPQHNSVGQNFPSFLQNSSARHHLPGGHVDEGQQWWSLPQTNATPTNHPFSLGRQLVLGHQPQIAALLQGTSKGLLSSTRRCRRCKCPNCQANGGGLEFGKKRLHICHIPECGKVYKKTSHLKAHLRWHAGERPFICNWLFCGKSFTRSDELQRHLRTHTGEKRFGCQQCGKRFMRSDHLSKHVKTHQTRKSRSGQPSQSTDPLLTNIKRE, from the exons ATGGCTGCACTGGCGATACAAAGGACTGACAACTTTTTGCACACCTTTTTACAG GACCGGACGCCCAGCTCCTCTCCAGAGGGAGCACCCAGCGCCCTTTCCTTCCTGGCCACCACCTGTAGCCAGGCCTGGCAGGTGGGAGGCACTATGGGCTCAGAAGGCTCCCAGTTCCCCTACGAAAGCTCCGTCAGCTCCACATCAGGAATGTTTCAGCTCTGGAGCAACGACATGGCACCCAGCACAGCCCTCAGCACACACCAGATGACCTTCACGGTGCCCAAGGTGCAGTTCCCGGGACACATGCAGCCTGGTCTGggtcaccatcatcatcacacccatcatcaccaccaccatgaGTTGCCTCTCACCCCCCCGGCTGAACCTCCCCCTTCCTACTCCTTCGAACTCTCCCCTGTCAAAGTGCTGTCCTCGCAGCCACAGGCCACCGGCCCCTATTACCCTCAGCACAACAGTGTGGGACAAAACTTCCCCAGCTTCCTCCAGAACTCCTCAGCCAGGCATCACTTGCCTGGAGGCCATGTGGACGAAGGGCAGCAATGGTGGAGCCTTCCCCAAACCAacgccaccccaaccaaccatCCCTTCTCCTTAGGCAGACAGCTGGTTTTGGGCCACCAGCCCCAGATAGCTGCTCTTCTCCAAGGCACCTCCAAGGGCCTGCTGAGCTCCACACGTCGCTGCCGCCGCTGCAAATGCCCCAACTGCCAGGCCAATGGCGGGGGGTTAGAGTTCGGAAAGAAGAGACTGCACATCTGCCACATCCCAGAGTGTGGCAAAGTGTACAAGAAGACCTCTCACCTCAAGGCACATCTGCGCTGGCATGCCGGGGAGAGACCCTTCATCTGTAATTGGCTTTTCTGCGGTAAAAGCTTCACCCGTTCAGACGAGCTACAGCGGCACCTCCGCACACACACCGGAGAGAAGCGCTTTGGATGCCAGCAGTGCGGCAAGAGGTTCATGAGGAGTGACCACCTCTCCAAACATGTCAAGACCCACCAGACCAGGAAGAGCCGGTCTGGGCAGCCATCACAGAGCACGGACCCTCTGCTCACTAATATCAAGAGAGAGTAA